One genomic segment of Paraburkholderia aromaticivorans includes these proteins:
- the trpB gene encoding tryptophan synthase subunit beta, which yields MYNLPDKRGHFGQFGGTFVAETLVHALDELRAAYEKFQKDPDFVAEYERELKYFVGRPSPIYHAQRWSEMLGGAQMFLKREDLNHTGAHKINNVIGQALLAKRMGKPRVIAETGAGQHGVATATIAARFGMECVVYMGVEDVRRQAANVYRMKLLGATVVPVESGSRTLKDALNEAMRDWVTNVEDTFYIIGTVAGPHPYPMMVRDFQRVIGDECKVQMPELVGRQPDAVIACVGGGSNAMGIFYPYIDDVSVKLIGVEAAGDGIETGRHAASLIGGSPGVLHGNRTYLLQDENGQIIETHSVSAGLDYPGVGPEHAWLKESKRAEYVGITDEEALKAFHDCCRIEGIIPALESSHALAYAAKLAPTLPKDKYLLVNLSGRGDKDMHTVAERSGIQF from the coding sequence ATGTATAACTTGCCTGACAAAAGAGGTCATTTCGGCCAATTTGGCGGCACGTTCGTCGCTGAAACGCTGGTTCACGCGCTCGACGAATTGCGTGCGGCCTACGAGAAATTCCAGAAAGATCCCGACTTCGTCGCCGAATACGAGCGCGAATTGAAGTATTTCGTCGGCCGACCGTCGCCCATTTATCACGCACAGCGTTGGAGCGAGATGCTGGGCGGCGCGCAGATGTTCCTCAAGCGAGAGGACCTGAATCACACCGGCGCGCACAAGATCAACAACGTGATCGGCCAGGCGCTGCTCGCCAAACGCATGGGCAAACCGCGCGTGATCGCGGAAACCGGCGCCGGGCAGCATGGCGTGGCCACGGCCACCATCGCTGCGCGTTTCGGCATGGAGTGCGTGGTCTACATGGGTGTCGAAGACGTGCGCCGCCAAGCCGCCAACGTGTACCGGATGAAACTGCTCGGCGCGACTGTCGTGCCGGTCGAGTCTGGCTCGCGCACCCTGAAGGACGCGTTGAATGAAGCCATGCGCGACTGGGTGACGAACGTCGAAGACACGTTCTATATCATCGGCACGGTGGCGGGACCGCATCCGTACCCGATGATGGTGCGCGACTTCCAGCGCGTGATCGGCGACGAATGCAAGGTGCAAATGCCGGAGCTGGTCGGTCGGCAACCCGATGCGGTGATCGCGTGTGTCGGCGGTGGATCGAACGCAATGGGCATCTTTTACCCGTATATTGACGACGTTTCCGTGAAGTTGATCGGCGTCGAAGCAGCCGGCGACGGCATCGAAACCGGCCGCCACGCCGCTTCGCTGATCGGCGGAAGTCCTGGCGTGCTGCACGGCAACCGCACTTACCTTCTTCAGGATGAAAACGGCCAGATCATCGAGACACATTCGGTGTCGGCGGGCCTGGATTATCCGGGAGTCGGCCCTGAGCATGCGTGGCTAAAAGAAAGCAAACGCGCGGAATACGTCGGCATCACCGACGAAGAAGCGCTCAAGGCGTTTCACGACTGTTGCCGCATCGAAGGCATTATTCCGGCGCTGGAATCTAGCCATGCGCTCGCCTACGCCGCGAAACTCGCGCCGACGCTGCCGAAAGACAAATACCTTCTGGTTAATTTGTCGGGCCGCGGCGACAAGGACATGCATACGGTCGCTGAGCGATCGGGCATTCAGTTCTGA
- a CDS encoding DNA-methyltransferase: MRDEFDEPQPAIDTTPAAEVLAAEAPAGLLPQVPAGIKLLNRDFLSDVANIPDGSIDLILCDPPYGLGKDYGNDSDMRTGEDFLAWTRGWLELAIPKLKPSGSLYIFCTWQYAPEIFSFLKTKLTMINEIIWDRRVPSMGGTVRRFTSVHDNIGFFAVSKDYFFDLDPVRIPYDAATKKARSRKLFEGSKWLEVGYNPKDVWSVSRLHRQHAERVAHPTQKPLEIVERMVLASCPKGGRVLDPFMGSGTTAVACARQQREFVGYEINESYCAIARERVSAAAAPPVARRVKAKTQRQTEAQ, encoded by the coding sequence ATGCGCGACGAGTTCGACGAGCCGCAGCCGGCAATTGACACCACGCCGGCCGCCGAGGTATTGGCGGCCGAGGCGCCCGCAGGGCTGTTGCCGCAGGTGCCCGCCGGCATCAAGCTGTTGAACCGCGATTTTCTGTCCGATGTAGCGAACATTCCCGACGGGTCGATCGACCTGATCCTGTGCGATCCGCCTTACGGGCTCGGCAAGGATTACGGCAACGACTCCGACATGCGCACAGGCGAGGACTTCCTCGCCTGGACGCGTGGCTGGCTCGAGCTGGCTATTCCGAAGCTCAAGCCGTCGGGTTCGCTCTACATTTTCTGCACATGGCAGTACGCGCCGGAAATCTTCAGCTTCCTGAAGACAAAACTCACGATGATCAACGAAATCATCTGGGACCGGCGTGTGCCGAGCATGGGCGGAACAGTGCGCCGTTTTACTTCGGTGCATGACAACATCGGCTTTTTCGCGGTGTCGAAGGATTACTTCTTCGATCTCGATCCCGTCCGCATCCCGTACGATGCCGCCACGAAGAAGGCGCGTTCGCGTAAATTGTTCGAAGGCAGCAAGTGGCTCGAGGTTGGCTATAATCCAAAGGACGTCTGGTCGGTATCGCGTCTGCATCGGCAACACGCCGAGCGTGTCGCGCATCCCACCCAGAAGCCTCTGGAAATCGTCGAGCGTATGGTGCTGGCAAGTTGTCCGAAGGGCGGCCGCGTGCTCGACCCTTTCATGGGCAGCGGCACCACTGCAGTCGCTTGCGCCCGTCAGCAGCGCGAATTCGTCGGCTATGAGATCAATGAAAGTTACTGCGCGATCGCGCGGGAGCGCGTCAGCGCTGCCGCCGCTCCTCCGGTAGCGCGCCGGGTCAAAGCCAAAACTCAACGGCAGACCGAAGCGCAGTGA
- the trpA gene encoding tryptophan synthase subunit alpha translates to MSRIKNTFAALSAQGKKGLIPFMTAGDPDPARTVEFMHALAAGGADVIELGVPFSDPMADGPVIQQSSERALAHGVSLRHVIADVKRFRETNGTTPVVLMGYANPIERMGAEAFAKAAKEAGVDGVLVVDYPPEECANFAEQMRSAGIDPIFLLAPTSTDERIAEVGKIASGYVYYVSLKGVTGAANLDVSSIASKIPAIKSRVPLPVGVGFGIRDAQSARAVAEVSDAVVIGSRIVQLLEQAAPDTAAETLTRFVAEVREALDSIATAR, encoded by the coding sequence ATGTCCCGTATCAAGAACACGTTTGCTGCGCTGTCCGCCCAAGGCAAAAAAGGCCTGATTCCGTTTATGACGGCCGGCGACCCCGACCCAGCCCGCACCGTCGAATTCATGCATGCGCTCGCCGCCGGCGGCGCGGATGTCATCGAACTCGGCGTGCCGTTTTCCGATCCGATGGCCGACGGGCCGGTCATCCAGCAGTCTTCGGAGCGCGCATTGGCGCACGGCGTGTCGCTGCGCCACGTGATCGCCGACGTCAAACGCTTTCGCGAAACCAACGGCACGACGCCTGTGGTGCTGATGGGCTACGCTAACCCCATCGAGCGCATGGGCGCCGAGGCTTTTGCAAAAGCAGCGAAAGAAGCCGGCGTGGACGGCGTGCTGGTTGTCGACTACCCTCCTGAAGAGTGTGCTAACTTCGCCGAACAGATGCGATCTGCGGGTATTGATCCAATCTTTCTGCTTGCGCCCACGTCGACCGACGAACGCATTGCGGAAGTCGGGAAAATCGCCAGCGGCTACGTCTATTACGTGTCGTTGAAAGGGGTGACCGGAGCGGCGAATCTGGACGTTTCCAGCATCGCGAGTAAAATCCCGGCCATCAAGTCGCGCGTCCCCCTGCCGGTGGGCGTCGGTTTCGGTATCCGCGACGCGCAAAGCGCGCGTGCGGTGGCCGAAGTGTCCGATGCCGTCGTGATCGGCAGCCGTATCGTGCAATTGCTGGAACAAGCGGCACCCGACACCGCCGCCGAGACGCTCACGCGTTTCGTCGCCGAGGTGCGCGAGGCGTTGGACAGCATCGCGACTGCCCGATAA
- the accD gene encoding acetyl-CoA carboxylase, carboxyltransferase subunit beta, whose product MSWLDKLLPPKIKQTDPKSRKGIPEGLWIKCPSCEAVLYRNDVEANLHVCPKCDHHMRIGARERLDGLLDPEGRYEIGQEIVPVDALKFKDSRKYPDRLKEAMDDTDETDAMVVMGGAIHTLPVVVACFEFSFMGGSMGSVVGERFARGAQNALEQKVPFICFTASGGARMQESLLSLMQMAKTTAMLTKLAEAKLPFISVLTDPTMGGVSASFAFLGDVVIAEPKALIGFAGPRVIEQTVREKLPEGFQRAEFLLTKGAIDMIVDRRKLREELAQLMALLSHQPADAVA is encoded by the coding sequence ATGAGCTGGCTCGATAAACTGCTGCCGCCGAAAATCAAACAAACCGACCCGAAGAGCCGCAAGGGGATTCCGGAAGGCCTGTGGATCAAGTGCCCGTCGTGCGAAGCCGTGCTTTATCGCAATGACGTCGAGGCCAATCTGCATGTTTGCCCGAAGTGCGACCATCACATGCGCATTGGCGCGCGTGAGCGGCTCGACGGCCTGCTCGATCCGGAAGGTCGCTACGAAATCGGCCAGGAAATCGTCCCGGTCGACGCGCTCAAGTTCAAAGACAGCCGCAAGTACCCGGATCGTCTGAAAGAAGCCATGGACGACACCGACGAAACCGACGCGATGGTCGTCATGGGCGGTGCGATCCACACGCTGCCGGTAGTGGTCGCCTGCTTCGAATTCTCGTTCATGGGCGGCTCGATGGGCTCGGTGGTCGGCGAGCGCTTTGCGCGCGGCGCGCAGAACGCGCTCGAACAAAAGGTGCCGTTCATCTGCTTTACCGCTTCGGGTGGCGCGCGGATGCAGGAAAGCCTGCTGTCGCTGATGCAAATGGCGAAGACGACGGCCATGCTGACCAAGCTCGCCGAAGCCAAGCTGCCGTTCATCTCCGTGCTGACCGATCCGACCATGGGCGGCGTGTCGGCCAGTTTCGCGTTTCTCGGCGACGTGGTGATCGCGGAGCCGAAGGCGCTGATCGGCTTTGCCGGCCCGCGTGTGATCGAGCAAACCGTGCGTGAGAAGCTGCCGGAAGGTTTCCAGCGCGCCGAGTTCCTGCTGACGAAGGGTGCGATCGACATGATCGTCGATCGCCGCAAGCTGCGTGAAGAGCTCGCTCAATTGATGGCGCTCCTGAGCCATCAGCCGGCTGACGCGGTAGCGTAA
- the folC gene encoding bifunctional tetrahydrofolate synthase/dihydrofolate synthase: protein MTTFPTLDAWLTHLESAHPVGIDMGLSRISQVRDAMRLSFACPVITVGGTNGKGSTCAILEAILLRAGFTVGCHTSPHLLSFNERARVNGEMASDADLLPHFEAVEAARLSLAEPVTLTYFEFTTLAIMSLFASRGLDAVIFEVGLGGRLDAVNILDTDCAIITSIDIDHTDYLGDTREKIALEKAGIFRPGKPAICADPVPPQSLIDYAEKIGAQLWLFGRDFHYEGQAGSERQQWSYVGPTMRRSALAYPALRGANQLINTSAALAGLEALRDRLPVSAQDIRLGLANVELPGRFQVLPGKPAIVLDVGHNPHAAAVLTQNLGNMGFFPYTYAVFGAMRDKDIAGVLSHLKDEIDHWCVTDLPTPRAASAEQLEAALREQGVGESADSSVTRYATPAEAFQDALKRASENDRIVVFGSFYTVAGVMAYRKSQQH from the coding sequence ATGACCACATTCCCCACCCTCGACGCGTGGCTCACGCACCTCGAATCCGCGCATCCGGTCGGCATCGACATGGGTCTTTCCCGCATCAGCCAGGTGCGCGACGCAATGCGGCTGTCGTTCGCGTGTCCGGTGATCACGGTTGGCGGTACGAACGGCAAGGGCTCCACGTGCGCGATCCTCGAAGCCATTTTGCTGCGCGCAGGTTTCACGGTCGGCTGCCATACCTCGCCGCACCTGCTCTCGTTCAATGAGCGCGCGCGAGTGAACGGCGAAATGGCCAGCGATGCGGACCTGCTGCCGCACTTCGAAGCCGTCGAAGCCGCGCGCCTGAGCCTCGCCGAGCCGGTCACCCTGACGTATTTCGAATTCACGACGCTGGCGATCATGAGCCTGTTCGCGTCGCGCGGACTGGATGCGGTGATTTTCGAAGTCGGCCTGGGCGGCCGCCTCGATGCGGTCAATATCCTTGACACCGATTGCGCGATCATCACCAGCATCGATATCGATCACACGGACTATCTCGGCGACACGCGTGAAAAAATCGCCTTGGAAAAGGCCGGCATCTTCCGCCCGGGCAAGCCGGCAATTTGCGCGGATCCGGTGCCGCCGCAGTCGCTGATCGATTACGCGGAAAAAATCGGCGCGCAATTGTGGCTGTTCGGTCGCGATTTCCATTATGAAGGTCAGGCGGGTAGCGAACGCCAGCAATGGAGCTACGTCGGCCCGACCATGCGGCGTTCCGCGCTGGCCTATCCGGCGCTGCGCGGCGCGAATCAGTTGATCAACACGTCGGCGGCGCTCGCCGGTCTCGAAGCGCTGCGTGACCGCTTACCGGTGTCGGCACAGGACATCCGCCTCGGCCTTGCGAACGTGGAACTGCCGGGGCGTTTCCAGGTGCTGCCGGGCAAGCCGGCCATCGTGCTGGATGTCGGTCACAATCCGCACGCGGCCGCGGTGCTGACGCAAAACCTCGGCAATATGGGCTTTTTCCCCTACACCTACGCGGTGTTCGGCGCGATGCGCGACAAGGATATTGCCGGCGTGTTGTCGCATCTGAAAGACGAAATCGATCATTGGTGCGTGACCGATTTGCCGACGCCGCGCGCGGCGTCGGCGGAACAACTCGAAGCGGCCTTGCGCGAGCAGGGCGTAGGCGAGAGCGCCGACAGCAGCGTGACGCGCTATGCGACGCCGGCCGAGGCTTTCCAAGACGCGCTAAAACGAGCGTCAGAGAATGATAGAATCGTGGTTTTCGGCAGTTTCTATACGGTAGCGGGTGTCATGGCCTACCGTAAATCGCAGCAACACTGA
- a CDS encoding SPOR domain-containing protein, which translates to MGIFSFGKKDDAPTRRGANTSSIRAARGERVERRTRRTERTVDADAMLLDPTLPEKQRARRRLVGAIAMVVAAVVILPMVLDSHPKPVTDDISIDIPSRPAPKLAKAEEDTQAGVAPDNPTPDAALAASGLGPATAARQGQSGATKQPGTETNTATAAPAARPAAKPQAASVAANTTPAAPAAPAKPAKPPVSHNAATAPAPTTAAPAAQAPGSDDTNTAAAADANSGTPASPPGSRFAVQLGAFANDANARSWAAKLKAAGVPAYTEHRKQADGSTLTLLRAGPFADRAAASAAIAKVREAGLTSGANSGAAQ; encoded by the coding sequence ATGGGAATTTTCTCGTTCGGCAAGAAAGACGACGCGCCCACCCGGCGCGGCGCAAATACCAGTTCCATCCGGGCCGCCCGTGGCGAGCGCGTGGAGCGGCGAACCCGCCGCACGGAGCGCACCGTCGACGCCGATGCGATGCTGCTCGACCCTACGTTGCCGGAAAAGCAGCGTGCGCGTCGCCGCCTAGTTGGCGCGATCGCAATGGTCGTGGCCGCGGTCGTCATTTTGCCGATGGTGCTGGACTCGCACCCCAAGCCCGTCACAGACGACATTTCCATCGACATTCCAAGCCGTCCCGCGCCGAAGCTCGCCAAAGCCGAGGAAGACACGCAGGCCGGTGTAGCGCCCGACAACCCCACGCCAGACGCGGCACTTGCCGCCTCCGGTCTTGGGCCGGCTACGGCGGCGAGGCAAGGCCAGTCCGGTGCCACGAAGCAACCGGGCACGGAAACGAACACAGCAACGGCAGCGCCCGCGGCCAGGCCGGCGGCGAAACCGCAGGCGGCGAGCGTCGCCGCCAATACTACGCCAGCGGCGCCCGCAGCGCCCGCCAAGCCGGCCAAACCGCCGGTCTCGCATAACGCGGCAACCGCTCCGGCGCCGACCACTGCGGCACCGGCCGCGCAAGCCCCGGGTTCCGACGACACGAACACGGCCGCCGCTGCGGACGCGAATTCCGGTACGCCGGCTTCGCCGCCGGGTAGCCGTTTCGCCGTCCAGCTCGGCGCGTTCGCGAACGACGCCAACGCACGCAGTTGGGCAGCCAAGTTGAAAGCGGCGGGTGTGCCCGCATATACCGAACATCGGAAGCAGGCTGACGGCTCCACGCTCACGTTGCTGCGTGCCGGCCCATTTGCGGACCGTGCAGCGGCAAGCGCCGCCATTGCAAAGGTTCGCGAGGCCGGCTTGACGTCTGGCGCGAACAGCGGCGCGGCACAGTAA
- a CDS encoding CvpA family protein: MFTAFDYAVMAVIGLSALRGTWRGFLSEIFGLIGWIAAFFIACRFVGYVVPFIPSNWPGGALTQWLLAFALVVIGVVLVASVLNALLSRIVQATGLSGVDRSLGLMFGLVRGVILVLILVALAGLTELPQQEFWRNALLRPYAVEGVHVMKPLLPETLAAYVRV; encoded by the coding sequence ATGTTCACCGCCTTCGACTACGCTGTAATGGCGGTGATCGGTTTGTCGGCGTTGCGCGGCACGTGGCGCGGTTTCTTGTCCGAGATATTCGGGTTGATCGGCTGGATCGCGGCTTTTTTCATTGCTTGCCGCTTTGTCGGTTACGTCGTGCCGTTTATCCCGTCTAACTGGCCGGGCGGCGCGTTGACCCAGTGGCTGCTGGCCTTTGCGCTGGTAGTGATCGGTGTGGTGCTGGTGGCGAGCGTGCTGAACGCCCTCTTGAGCCGCATCGTGCAGGCAACCGGCTTGAGCGGCGTGGACCGCTCGCTCGGTTTGATGTTCGGCCTCGTGCGCGGGGTCATTCTGGTGCTGATTCTGGTCGCCCTGGCGGGCTTGACCGAACTGCCCCAACAGGAATTCTGGCGCAACGCCTTGCTTCGACCCTATGCGGTCGAGGGCGTGCACGTAATGAAACCGCTGCTTCCCGAGACGCTTGCTGCTTACGTCCGAGTGTGA